A part of Vulcanisaeta moutnovskia 768-28 genomic DNA contains:
- a CDS encoding NAD(P)/FAD-dependent oxidoreductase, with protein sequence MDAVIIGGGVLGTVLAYLLTARGVNATLINSGFQRPRFPLIHSKLLRISEDIRLARISEDVYRELSREIGINVLRPMDSVTIIPNTCYDDTSRLMNMWHNVGVNTRIISDVRDYGIKEINEKEVYILSTNGDNFVNFPLLMKYVRNTNGIKYINGIARIKLSDDGVKALVNSEILHGDYFIITAGAWNSIIARNANLRIPLLPYKCQAAAFLSRRIDIIVYDYVLEIYIRPLGSIINNALGALGLSVMVSGDGNSRVTEPGKEGSVDREFLNEIKNKVRARLGNALLIGSRFGFCESTPDMRPVVGVVGSNNLLLIGGFNGYGAEVGPALAMAVVNYLLDGSWPDYARPYLIDRFGNDWPNIWDIDIEAHELCV encoded by the coding sequence ATGGATGCGGTAATAATTGGTGGGGGTGTTTTGGGGACAGTATTAGCATACTTACTTACAGCAAGGGGTGTTAATGCCACTTTGATTAATTCAGGTTTTCAAAGGCCAAGGTTTCCGCTCATCCATTCGAAACTCTTGAGGATATCTGAGGATATTAGGTTGGCGAGGATTAGTGAGGATGTCTATAGAGAATTATCGAGAGAGATTGGGATTAACGTGTTAAGGCCTATGGATTCCGTAACGATAATACCGAATACATGTTATGATGATACGTCGAGATTAATGAACATGTGGCATAACGTTGGTGTGAACACGCGCATAATAAGTGATGTTCGTGATTACGGAATTAAGGAAATTAATGAGAAGGAGGTTTATATACTTAGTACAAATGGTGATAATTTCGTTAATTTCCCATTATTAATGAAATATGTTCGTAATACTAATGGAATTAAATACATCAATGGTATAGCCAGAATTAAGCTTAGTGATGATGGCGTTAAGGCTCTAGTAAATAGTGAAATACTGCATGGCGATTATTTTATCATTACCGCTGGTGCCTGGAATTCCATAATTGCCAGGAATGCCAATCTAAGAATTCCATTATTACCTTATAAGTGTCAGGCAGCTGCATTTCTTAGTAGGAGAATTGACATTATTGTCTATGACTATGTGCTTGAAATTTACATAAGACCCCTCGGTTCCATAATCAACAATGCACTAGGTGCATTAGGGCTTTCTGTTATGGTTAGTGGTGATGGTAATTCCCGAGTTACCGAGCCAGGCAAGGAAGGAAGTGTTGACCGTGAATTCCTTAATGAGATAAAGAATAAGGTTAGAGCAAGATTGGGTAATGCACTACTTATTGGATCCAGGTTTGGTTTTTGCGAGAGTACTCCTGACATGAGGCCTGTGGTGGGTGTTGTTGGTTCAAATAATTTATTATTGATTGGTGGTTTTAATGGTTATGGGGCTGAGGTTGGTCCAGCATTGGCTATGGCCGTCGTTAATTACTTACTCGATGGTTCATGGCCTGATTATGCAAGGCCTTATCTTATTGATAGGTTCGGTAATGACTGGCCCAATATCTGGGATATCGATATTGAGGCCCATGAATTATGTGTATAA
- a CDS encoding glycosyltransferase family 4 protein, producing the protein MIVNIIVSKNRVSGELRTGIKLRLENPPPGVNYRAIDEPVGLSPSFNDFYITKDTTTKWFLKTLIEPIYSLKLKGLTHAFFLNLFIPHTPWIQEIDQPIFNLFEKYIGKSRRSVLYRLAIRTFRYLFNRDNVIIVTWTQWSREGLEEEGFRYVRVVPPPMKTSFRKIDNKITIGFIGVEYHRKGGDIAEDIMSKLPRHIRKVYIGKSPRKISGIEYYNPMRRNELLKLMAEFDILLFPTRGEAYGFTALEAMSMGIPVVASNVDSIPEVVSDGGILCEVNDIKCFLDSIKELVSSPEYVIELGARAKAIVAQRHSPSIVGKELLAIYNELSEDE; encoded by the coding sequence ATGATTGTAAACATTATCGTAAGTAAAAACAGAGTATCTGGAGAATTAAGGACGGGAATTAAGTTAAGGCTTGAAAATCCACCACCTGGTGTTAATTATAGGGCAATTGATGAACCCGTTGGTTTATCCCCATCCTTTAATGACTTCTACATAACTAAGGACACAACAACTAAATGGTTTCTTAAAACCCTCATAGAGCCCATATACTCCCTCAAGCTTAAGGGTTTAACACATGCCTTCTTCCTAAACCTATTCATACCGCACACACCCTGGATTCAGGAGATTGACCAACCAATATTTAACCTATTTGAGAAGTACATAGGTAAGTCGAGAAGGAGTGTCCTATATAGGCTCGCAATAAGGACCTTTAGGTACTTGTTCAATAGGGACAACGTTATAATAGTGACTTGGACCCAATGGAGTAGGGAGGGACTTGAGGAGGAGGGATTTAGGTACGTTAGAGTTGTGCCACCGCCAATGAAAACAAGCTTTAGGAAGATTGATAATAAAATAACGATTGGGTTTATAGGTGTTGAGTACCATAGGAAGGGTGGTGATATTGCTGAGGATATTATGTCAAAATTACCAAGGCACATTAGGAAGGTTTATATCGGTAAAAGTCCGAGGAAGATAAGTGGAATTGAATATTATAATCCAATGAGAAGGAATGAATTACTTAAGTTGATGGCTGAGTTCGACATACTCCTTTTCCCAACTAGGGGTGAGGCCTATGGATTCACGGCGCTTGAGGCAATGAGTATGGGCATACCCGTGGTTGCGTCTAATGTGGATTCAATTCCAGAGGTCGTGAGCGATGGCGGTATACTTTGCGAGGTCAATGACATTAAATGCTTCCTTGATAGTATTAAGGAACTAGTAAGTTCGCCAGAATATGTAATAGAACTTGGTGCAAGGGCTAAGGCAATCGTCGCCCAGAGACATTCGCCAAGCATTGTTGGTAAGGAATTATTAGCAATATATAATGAATTAAGTGAAGATGAGTGA
- a CDS encoding L-lactate permease produces the protein MFTQPLNPTGNIALTALAALIPIIVLLILLAGLRMSAWLATLIGSIVTILVAIPLWHSPPVETIEAWIIGALVGFWYITWITIWGVTIYNTLALTGKFDVFRDWVVANATSDARVQAILLAWSFGALMEGLVGFGYPWAIVSPLLVALGYDWIRAIQTSALANNAPVSFGALGTPVIALSLVTGIPLMAMSAAVGRVVALLAVFVPFILLIIVDGVRGLKDAWPVALIGGLGYITGQFPVSNYLGPYLPDIAGSLISFFILLAFLRVWRPRRIITFGSQSTNGSGQQRKFTTKDVVMAWLPFIILIIVVTLWTGPWSPLPHFIITTWSVKAYSTVLHKVVAVAFEVNPFVAGTSIFVSWLIIWAILGASPKVFVESLKRMWHQMWGAILTGFFVVGLAYVFNYSGMAYSLAYASSLVGLIFVIISPFLGFIGAALSGSNTASNTLFGALQAAVGKLLGLPAPLLPAANSVGSELGKPVAPQTVSVGVSTTPYVRKEGIIVRRNLPWAIMYVFYLIFIISLYAFVFPWAMPKI, from the coding sequence ATGTTTACTCAACCCTTAAATCCGACGGGCAATATAGCATTAACGGCGTTGGCGGCTTTAATACCCATAATAGTACTATTAATATTATTAGCTGGTTTAAGGATGTCCGCCTGGCTCGCTACACTAATTGGTTCTATAGTAACTATATTAGTGGCAATACCCCTTTGGCACAGCCCTCCAGTAGAGACTATCGAGGCTTGGATCATTGGCGCATTAGTTGGGTTCTGGTACATAACATGGATAACCATTTGGGGCGTCACAATATACAACACGCTAGCCTTGACAGGGAAGTTTGACGTATTTAGGGATTGGGTTGTGGCTAATGCAACAAGTGATGCGAGGGTTCAAGCAATATTGCTAGCTTGGTCCTTTGGCGCACTCATGGAGGGACTTGTGGGGTTTGGATACCCCTGGGCAATTGTTTCACCATTACTAGTTGCACTTGGTTATGACTGGATTAGGGCAATACAGACGTCCGCATTAGCGAATAACGCTCCCGTATCATTCGGTGCCCTTGGTACACCAGTAATTGCACTTTCCCTTGTTACTGGTATTCCATTAATGGCCATGTCAGCAGCAGTAGGTAGGGTTGTAGCTCTTTTAGCTGTTTTTGTACCATTTATATTATTGATTATTGTGGATGGAGTTAGGGGCTTGAAAGATGCATGGCCAGTTGCATTAATTGGTGGGTTGGGTTATATTACTGGACAATTTCCAGTATCTAATTACCTAGGCCCATACTTACCAGACATTGCTGGCTCATTGATATCATTCTTTATACTATTAGCATTCCTTAGGGTATGGAGACCGAGACGAATAATAACGTTTGGATCGCAGTCAACAAATGGTTCAGGGCAGCAAAGGAAGTTTACGACAAAGGATGTTGTTATGGCGTGGTTACCTTTCATTATATTGATAATCGTTGTTACATTATGGACCGGCCCCTGGTCACCACTGCCTCATTTCATAATAACTACCTGGTCCGTAAAGGCATACTCAACAGTACTTCATAAGGTAGTTGCTGTGGCTTTTGAGGTGAATCCCTTTGTTGCTGGTACGTCAATATTCGTATCATGGTTAATAATATGGGCTATACTTGGTGCGAGCCCTAAGGTGTTCGTAGAGTCACTAAAGAGAATGTGGCATCAGATGTGGGGTGCAATATTAACTGGGTTTTTCGTGGTTGGATTGGCATATGTATTTAATTATTCAGGTATGGCATACTCATTGGCATATGCAAGTTCTCTTGTCGGACTCATCTTTGTTATTATATCACCCTTTTTAGGCTTCATAGGTGCTGCCCTATCTGGTAGTAACACTGCTAGCAATACGTTATTTGGCGCGTTACAAGCCGCTGTTGGTAAGTTGCTAGGTTTACCTGCACCATTATTACCAGCTGCGAACTCAGTAGGTTCTGAGTTAGGGAAGCCTGTTGCTCCTCAAACCGTCAGTGTTGGTGTATCAACTACACCATACGTTAGGAAGGAGGGTATAATAGTTAGGAGGAATTTGCCTTGGGCGATAATGTATGTATTCTATCTAATATTTATAATATCATTATATGCGTTTGTATTTCCATGGGCTATGCCAAAGATTTAA
- a CDS encoding 50S ribosomal protein L22: MARIDWSIDTEDIVRRVREIYGASITEDQVVKALGYEYRISWKKAVEVARFIRGFTIKQAEDYLGNVIRMKMPIPIRRFTKKQAHHTTPWEGWPVAKWPIKVAKAYLEVVKNLENNASYKGLNVDNVVIIHAAIHKGRKIKNYMPRAFGRSTPWFQDTVTIELAGAEIPEENVPKKLKLRPKPY; this comes from the coding sequence ATGGCTAGGATTGATTGGAGCATTGATACTGAGGATATCGTTAGGAGGGTTAGGGAGATTTATGGGGCAAGCATTACTGAGGACCAGGTAGTCAAGGCCCTTGGTTATGAGTATAGGATTAGTTGGAAGAAGGCTGTTGAAGTTGCCAGGTTCATTAGGGGCTTCACTATTAAGCAGGCCGAGGATTATCTGGGTAATGTAATTAGAATGAAGATGCCAATACCAATAAGGAGATTCACCAAGAAACAGGCACACCACACAACACCTTGGGAGGGTTGGCCGGTGGCTAAATGGCCCATTAAAGTCGCTAAGGCCTATTTAGAGGTAGTTAAGAACCTTGAGAATAATGCTAGTTATAAGGGCCTTAATGTTGATAACGTGGTTATTATACATGCGGCTATTCATAAGGGCCGTAAGATTAAGAATTACATGCCTAGGGCCTTTGGCAGGTCTACGCCTTGGTTCCAGGATACGGTAACCATAGAACTAGCTGGAGCAGAGATACCTGAGGAGAACGTGCCAAAGAAACTAAAGCTAAGGCCGAAACCCTACTGA
- a CDS encoding nucleotidyltransferase family protein, whose product MISKAVITAAGLGTRMRSMTLIMPKALLPLIRRNETPMLVPIIDLIIARLQEIGVTKFIIIIGRNGRPLIDYLMDKVFTDSLRVQISFTFQEKPLGFGDAVLKAEDFVSSEPFFVHADDGILTDGYSEGVKLYDELRPDALLFLRRVSNPSRYGIAIVRDEGSYNGYRLVRVLNVEEKPSNPKSNIAITAAYIFNRKIFDSLRLINTNRELELTYGIEGIINSGGEVYGLLLNDNSWLSVGDPESYFETINKTFNSNERTNIY is encoded by the coding sequence ATGATTAGCAAGGCAGTTATTACTGCCGCTGGGTTGGGCACTAGAATGAGGAGTATGACATTGATAATGCCAAAGGCATTATTGCCGTTAATACGCAGGAATGAGACACCAATGCTTGTTCCAATTATTGACCTAATAATAGCGCGTTTGCAGGAGATTGGTGTCACTAAGTTCATAATTATTATTGGTAGGAACGGTAGACCACTAATTGATTATTTAATGGATAAGGTATTTACGGATTCCCTAAGGGTTCAAATATCATTTACATTTCAAGAAAAACCCCTTGGCTTTGGTGATGCTGTGCTTAAGGCTGAGGATTTCGTGAGCTCAGAACCATTCTTTGTACATGCTGACGATGGGATCCTAACCGATGGATACTCAGAAGGTGTTAAGTTATATGACGAGTTAAGGCCCGATGCATTACTATTCCTCAGGAGAGTTAGTAATCCAAGTAGGTATGGCATTGCTATTGTCAGGGATGAGGGATCATACAATGGTTATAGGTTGGTTAGGGTATTAAATGTGGAGGAGAAACCAAGTAATCCTAAGTCGAACATTGCCATAACTGCTGCCTATATATTTAACAGGAAGATATTTGATAGCCTTAGATTGATTAATACGAATAGAGAACTTGAGCTGACATATGGCATTGAAGGCATTATTAATAGTGGTGGTGAGGTTTACGGATTATTACTCAATGATAATTCCTGGCTAAGTGTTGGCGATCCAGAGAGTTACTTCGAAACTATTAATAAGACGTTCAATTCCAACGAAAGAACTAATATTTATTAA
- a CDS encoding M20 family metallopeptidase → MSELVDHVSSILMDLIRVKTVTPPGENYLDLVTYLDGLLTNYGVNTKIIEVPKSIVKEHYPEYADHPRYILLAELCNTRDKRIHFNAHYDVVSGGGGWLVTEPFKPVIINGRVYGRGASDDKGGVTALVLLAKQLSELRDFRGCVEFSFTPDEEIGGLTGVGYLINQIRKPDYAIVTEPTGLNTIWIGSMGILQLDIVVRGLPSHASQPWYGINAFEDGITMAYSLITRLKPRIEDRQFMNESASVVLGGLVRGGDARNIVPSYFQFSIDRRILPNEDIDQAFNEIVSLINMFHSYVKSTIDVYVINKIEPAINNNSLLLTGLINAISETLKVNPQIKISRVPVDTRYFQKGGIDALTYGPGDIAAAHGPDEYIQINDIMESVKVYLKLIRRIYSNNI, encoded by the coding sequence ATGAGTGAATTAGTGGATCATGTATCAAGTATACTAATGGATTTAATTAGAGTGAAAACAGTAACACCACCAGGCGAGAATTACCTGGACCTAGTTACCTATTTAGATGGATTATTAACGAATTATGGAGTAAACACGAAAATAATCGAAGTACCAAAGTCAATTGTTAAGGAGCACTATCCTGAATATGCAGATCACCCTAGGTACATATTATTGGCCGAACTATGTAATACCAGGGACAAAAGAATTCACTTTAATGCACACTATGATGTAGTTTCCGGAGGAGGTGGATGGCTTGTTACGGAACCCTTCAAGCCCGTTATCATTAATGGTAGGGTTTATGGTAGAGGAGCCTCAGATGACAAGGGCGGTGTTACAGCATTGGTATTACTTGCAAAGCAACTTAGTGAGCTGAGAGACTTTCGTGGTTGTGTGGAATTCTCTTTTACACCGGATGAAGAAATTGGTGGTTTAACAGGTGTTGGTTATCTCATTAATCAAATTCGTAAGCCTGACTATGCCATTGTGACTGAACCAACTGGCCTCAATACCATATGGATTGGCAGTATGGGCATACTACAGCTAGATATTGTTGTTAGGGGGTTGCCGAGTCATGCCTCGCAACCATGGTATGGCATTAACGCCTTTGAGGATGGCATCACTATGGCCTATTCATTAATCACTAGGTTGAAGCCTAGAATTGAGGATAGACAATTCATGAATGAATCAGCGTCTGTAGTATTAGGAGGTCTTGTTAGAGGTGGTGATGCGCGTAATATTGTGCCTAGTTATTTTCAATTCTCAATTGATAGAAGAATATTACCCAATGAAGACATTGACCAGGCATTTAATGAAATAGTGAGTTTAATCAATATGTTTCACAGTTATGTAAAGTCCACAATAGATGTCTACGTAATAAATAAGATAGAACCTGCAATAAACAATAACTCATTATTGCTTACAGGGTTAATCAATGCCATTAGTGAAACTCTCAAGGTTAATCCTCAAATAAAAATCTCGAGAGTGCCTGTGGATACTCGATACTTCCAGAAAGGTGGCATAGATGCATTAACATATGGACCTGGAGATATTGCTGCGGCTCATGGACCCGATGAGTATATACAAATCAATGATATTATGGAATCAGTGAAGGTTTACCTAAAGTTAATTAGGAGAATTTATAGCAATAATATCTAG
- a CDS encoding homoserine kinase has protein sequence MPICIRSPASIANLGPGFDVLSLAIAEPYDDVYVRLNQGDDYIEFIGNYSHYLPSDYKSTTLYPVIEEFRRITGINFSVRIIVKKGIRPASGLGSSGADAAAVAYALNKLLNTNLDTKSLIRIAALGETAAAGTPHMDNVAASLLGGLVIINPVTGDFVRIDVPNKYWLSIIIAGNKPSTKEMRRLLPSTIDMGSLKNNSAYVSMFIYSFISGNKEILSKALMGDTIVEPIRAKFYPHYNAAKETLLKAGAIGVALAGAGPSIFGLFDHEPPKDNIDKMLGAYGLRDHLLIVTRPSNIGVHEIPCEGLNA, from the coding sequence ATGCCAATATGTATTAGGAGCCCAGCCTCTATAGCTAATTTAGGACCTGGATTCGATGTATTATCACTAGCCATTGCAGAGCCTTATGATGATGTTTACGTAAGGCTAAACCAGGGAGACGATTACATAGAATTTATTGGTAATTACTCTCATTACTTGCCTAGTGATTATAAATCCACGACTTTATATCCAGTCATTGAGGAGTTTAGGAGAATTACGGGCATTAACTTTAGTGTGCGCATCATAGTTAAGAAAGGCATTAGGCCAGCCAGTGGTTTAGGAAGTAGTGGCGCTGACGCTGCTGCAGTGGCCTACGCCCTAAATAAATTGCTCAATACGAACCTTGATACCAAGTCCCTAATTAGGATTGCGGCGCTAGGTGAGACTGCCGCGGCTGGCACTCCACATATGGATAATGTGGCTGCATCCCTATTAGGCGGCTTAGTCATCATTAATCCAGTGACTGGAGACTTTGTTAGGATTGATGTACCTAATAAATACTGGCTTTCAATAATCATAGCCGGTAATAAGCCCAGCACCAAAGAAATGCGTAGGTTATTGCCTAGCACAATAGACATGGGCAGCCTTAAGAATAATTCTGCCTACGTATCAATGTTCATCTACTCATTTATTTCCGGTAATAAGGAAATATTGAGTAAGGCATTAATGGGCGATACAATTGTCGAACCCATAAGGGCTAAGTTTTACCCACATTACAATGCTGCTAAGGAGACTCTACTCAAGGCTGGTGCCATTGGCGTTGCCCTTGCTGGCGCTGGTCCATCGATTTTTGGATTATTTGACCACGAACCACCTAAGGACAACATAGACAAAATGCTAGGGGCATATGGATTAAGGGATCATTTATTGATTGTTACGCGGCCAAGTAACATTGGAGTTCATGAAATACCCTGTGAAGGCCTAAATGCTTAA
- a CDS encoding DEAD/DEAH box helicase, with amino-acid sequence MNWLIKLRVGDLPLPDVLRDFIIKERGIQELYPPQEEAVRKGLFDGRNLVMCTSTATGKTLIAELAMINAVLTRGVKAVLVVPLRALAYEKARDLRIYEKLGVRIAVTTGEYDKEDAWLMNYDIVVTTYEKLDSLLRHKVDWLKQVGILIIDEIHYIDDDKRGPTIESIIAKVKSLGLSMQLLALSATVGNAEEIAKYLDAELVVSDWRPVKLREGVYYDGVIYYADGSREPIKDLENPVLSLVMDTIFNGGQTLVFTSSRSNTVKLSQQIAHYICNYNVKIIEPRELMKVSNAILETSQSKLLGEELAKIVRCGVAFHHAGLDMDVRSIVENSFRDRLIKAVVATTTLAAGVNLPARRVIIHEYRRYEPGFGMEELPIMEYKQMAGRAGRPGLDPYGEAILIARSEDEVDYLIRNYINARVEDVKSKFLTDKNLATHILSAIASGYALNIDDVMRFISSTLGYIQGGFHRNEFLRDLLRRKIDDVLNFLVESGFLERRNNDVAATALGSLLNTLYLDPYTANVYIRGLRSRNETNDLGYTHLIIQSPEVPKLRVRRNEFDDYIELVLDNWDYLLIKPSITRDEIENGEFEDEEIEDYLSTIKTAVMLLDWANEVSEDELYKNYDVGPGDLRVYSDLMNWLASAVTRLAGAIGMRKHEERLNVLRWRLIYGVKEELIELVINLEGVGRTRARALYDAGFKDIADIANADPKAISIIRGFGDRLAHSIIEQARRLIKDGKVVKPTIIERDREGGKQGYTRRRGSLLDYL; translated from the coding sequence ATGAATTGGTTGATTAAGTTGCGTGTTGGCGACTTACCACTACCAGACGTGTTAAGGGACTTCATAATCAAGGAAAGAGGTATCCAGGAGCTTTATCCACCTCAGGAGGAAGCTGTACGTAAGGGCTTATTCGATGGAAGAAATCTCGTAATGTGCACTAGTACGGCTACTGGGAAGACATTAATAGCTGAATTAGCAATGATAAATGCAGTACTCACCAGGGGAGTTAAGGCTGTATTAGTTGTTCCATTGAGGGCACTGGCCTATGAGAAGGCCAGGGACTTGAGGATTTATGAGAAGCTTGGTGTTAGGATTGCCGTTACAACGGGTGAGTATGATAAGGAGGATGCATGGCTTATGAATTACGATATTGTCGTAACAACCTACGAGAAGCTTGATAGTTTATTGAGACATAAGGTTGATTGGCTTAAGCAGGTGGGTATTTTAATAATTGATGAGATTCATTACATTGATGATGATAAGAGGGGGCCGACTATTGAGTCAATAATTGCTAAGGTAAAATCCCTGGGACTTAGTATGCAATTGCTGGCTTTATCAGCAACTGTGGGTAATGCCGAGGAGATAGCCAAGTATCTTGACGCTGAACTTGTTGTTTCTGACTGGAGACCAGTCAAGCTTAGGGAGGGGGTTTATTATGATGGGGTTATCTACTACGCAGATGGTTCCAGGGAACCCATTAAAGACCTAGAGAATCCAGTATTATCGTTAGTAATGGATACAATATTTAATGGTGGTCAGACGCTTGTCTTCACGAGCTCCAGGTCGAATACCGTGAAGCTATCTCAACAAATTGCTCATTACATATGTAATTACAACGTGAAAATAATAGAACCGAGAGAATTAATGAAAGTATCCAATGCAATCCTTGAGACCTCACAGTCTAAATTGCTCGGTGAAGAGTTAGCGAAGATTGTTAGATGCGGTGTTGCCTTTCATCACGCAGGTTTAGACATGGATGTAAGATCCATCGTGGAGAACTCCTTTAGGGACAGGTTAATTAAGGCCGTGGTTGCAACAACTACGTTAGCCGCAGGCGTTAATTTACCAGCTAGAAGGGTGATTATTCATGAGTATAGGAGATATGAACCTGGCTTTGGAATGGAGGAGCTCCCTATCATGGAGTATAAGCAGATGGCTGGTAGGGCCGGTAGGCCTGGGCTTGATCCATATGGTGAGGCAATACTAATTGCCAGGAGCGAGGATGAGGTTGATTACCTAATTAGAAATTACATAAATGCCAGGGTTGAGGATGTAAAGTCCAAGTTTCTCACTGATAAGAATCTAGCAACGCACATACTCTCAGCAATAGCCAGTGGCTATGCATTGAATATTGATGATGTGATGAGGTTTATATCATCAACTCTAGGCTACATTCAAGGTGGCTTCCATAGGAATGAATTCCTCAGAGATTTATTGAGGAGGAAGATTGATGATGTACTAAACTTCTTGGTTGAATCAGGATTTCTTGAAAGGAGAAACAATGATGTGGCGGCAACTGCCTTAGGCTCATTATTGAACACGCTTTACCTGGATCCGTATACTGCGAATGTATATATTCGTGGACTTAGGTCTAGGAATGAGACCAATGACTTAGGCTATACACATTTAATTATTCAATCACCTGAGGTTCCGAAATTACGGGTTAGGAGAAATGAGTTTGACGATTATATAGAACTTGTTTTAGATAATTGGGATTATCTATTGATTAAGCCATCAATTACTAGGGATGAAATTGAGAATGGTGAGTTTGAGGATGAGGAAATCGAGGATTACCTATCCACAATTAAGACAGCCGTAATGCTCCTTGACTGGGCCAATGAGGTCTCTGAGGATGAGTTGTATAAGAATTATGATGTTGGCCCTGGCGATTTGAGGGTATATAGTGATTTAATGAATTGGTTAGCCAGTGCTGTGACAAGACTTGCCGGTGCCATCGGCATGAGGAAGCATGAGGAGAGGCTGAATGTACTTAGGTGGAGGCTGATCTATGGTGTTAAGGAGGAATTAATAGAGCTTGTGATAAACCTTGAAGGCGTTGGTAGGACTAGGGCTAGGGCGCTTTATGACGCTGGTTTTAAGGACATTGCTGATATTGCAAATGCAGATCCAAAGGCTATAAGTATTATTAGGGGCTTTGGTGATAGGCTTGCGCATTCAATAATTGAGCAGGCTAGGAGGCTAATTAAGGATGGTAAGGTCGTTAAGCCAACAATAATAGAGAGAGATAGGGAGGGTGGTAAGCAGGGATATACGAGGAGGAGGGGTTCGTTGCTTGATTACCTTTGA
- a CDS encoding (Fe-S)-binding protein — protein sequence MSNDLYKRIIEEGLNETYKCVHCGFCLPTCPTYRATWNEADSPRGRIYLVKALLTGKLQPTETLLKHLDACVICRRCETACPSGVQYSKVIDAAYAYLGSKLTNYGYPWHIRTGFQLIENPTIIKLALSVSSSLPGIPRHMKGFARSRNEEKLNDTLGRVFKVPKDKINRGRVLLFVTESCVAWQSHTHLVYATIRVLTWNGFEVVVPREFKCCGAPYMHMGMFNKALELAKHNVDVLNRYEKTYGIDYVVVPDSGGCQAQWLEYEKLLNMNLNLRQKVMNTLQLLDKVGLIGELGPVKMRVSIQHSCHLMNVVKVHDAVLRVVSKIPGLEIKGLDTADICCGAGMMYPDRHPDIAREITRQKLEDLMRHKPEALILESVTCKAHWANIIRDNNLAVKLLYPTELLDMSYISGGNPGYEIL from the coding sequence ATGAGTAATGACTTGTATAAGAGGATTATTGAGGAGGGACTTAATGAGACCTATAAGTGTGTACACTGTGGTTTTTGCCTACCAACATGCCCAACCTACAGGGCTACATGGAATGAAGCAGATAGCCCGAGGGGTAGGATATACCTAGTCAAGGCATTGCTAACGGGTAAGTTACAACCCACTGAAACCCTGCTTAAGCATCTCGATGCCTGCGTAATATGTAGAAGATGCGAAACTGCATGCCCATCTGGTGTTCAATATAGTAAGGTAATTGATGCGGCGTATGCATATTTAGGCAGTAAATTAACGAACTACGGATACCCATGGCACATTAGAACTGGGTTCCAGCTTATTGAGAACCCAACAATAATAAAGTTAGCATTATCGGTGTCAAGCTCATTGCCTGGAATACCAAGGCATATGAAGGGCTTTGCCAGGTCAAGAAATGAGGAAAAACTCAATGATACGCTTGGTAGGGTGTTTAAGGTACCAAAAGACAAAATTAATAGGGGTAGGGTACTGTTATTCGTGACTGAATCATGCGTTGCTTGGCAATCACACACCCACTTGGTTTATGCAACCATCAGAGTGCTTACTTGGAATGGCTTTGAGGTTGTTGTGCCCAGGGAATTTAAGTGCTGTGGTGCACCATACATGCACATGGGAATGTTCAATAAGGCTCTTGAGCTCGCAAAACACAACGTTGATGTATTGAATAGGTATGAGAAGACTTATGGAATAGACTATGTCGTGGTTCCAGACTCAGGTGGTTGCCAGGCCCAATGGCTTGAGTATGAGAAGTTACTCAATATGAACCTGAACCTTAGACAGAAGGTAATGAATACATTACAGTTACTTGACAAGGTTGGACTAATTGGCGAACTCGGCCCAGTTAAGATGAGAGTATCAATACAACATAGTTGTCACCTAATGAATGTAGTTAAGGTTCATGACGCAGTACTTAGGGTGGTTAGTAAGATACCAGGTCTCGAAATCAAAGGCTTAGATACAGCCGATATTTGCTGCGGTGCAGGTATGATGTACCCAGATAGACATCCAGACATTGCCCGTGAAATAACTAGGCAGAAGCTTGAGGATCTAATGCGACATAAACCTGAGGCATTAATATTAGAGAGCGTGACCTGTAAGGCGCATTGGGCAAACATCATTAGGGACAATAACCTGGCTGTCAAATTACTATATCCAACAGAGCTACTTGATATGTCATATATATCTGGTGGAAATCCAGGGTATGAAATATTATAA